The DNA sequence GGTGGGGGGGTGTGATATTCCGGCTCATCGGGCGCAGATGGATCATCGGGTGAATCATGCTGATGGTGGGCCCACGACAGCAGCAAACCTTGCGCCGTTGTGTGTGAGGCATCATGTGATGAAAACTGACCGGCGGGTGACTTATGTGTTGGATCCGGTGACGAGGCGGAAGTATTTTCTGTTTGATGATGGGTCGTGGGCGGAGTCTGAAGGTGATGGCCCACTAGCTCCTAGCGAGCGACGGTGGATGCAGACGGTATCTCAGCGCATCAGCAAACGCAGAGCAAGGATCCGCTCGGAGTCTCAGACCCAGCGGGCGGAGGAGGTCGAGCGGGAGGGGCCGCCACCTCCGCCACCTCCAGAGGAACCACCACCCTTCTAGACGATTCTGATGAACAGAAAAGGCCAGGCCGAAGCCTGACCTATTCACGGAGATGAATTGGTTATGCCCAACCCTCCGGGACGACGCCGGTGAGGGATAGAACCGAGTAGATGAAGGCTGCCACGTAGACGACGATGATCGTCCATTGGATGGCAGGGTTGGATACCCAGCCGGCGGTCCACACGGGGATGCGGTCGCCGTGTTTCCGGGAGACGCGCAGGAGCAGGACGGGGATAACAGACATGACGGCTCCGGCGAAGCCACCGGCGTAGGTCAGTGCGGCGACGAAGCCGCCCATTCCGGCGAAGACGATCGCGACCGGGGGAATGACGGTGAGGGCGAGGGCGGCGACGCGTTTCCAGCCGAACTCTTCCCAGTGGAACATGTTCATGACGTTGCGCATCATCGTGAAGCCGATGGCGAGGAACGAGGTCAACATGGCGGCGAGCGCGAAGATGTTGGCCAGGTAGTAGGCGACCGGGCCGAGGCGTTCGCCCCAGGCGATGGTGACCACTTCGGTGACGGAGGTGCCCATGAGGCCGAGGGCCGCAAATGGCACCAACGCGAGGGTGACGCCGGTGGCGAGCATGCCGACGATGATGGCGCGGGGGAGGGTCTGCGGGGAGTGTTCCATGCCGCGGGCGAGTTCGGGGACGACGTATTGGGCGAGGAAGGTGAACACCGCTAGGTTCATGATGGGGATGATGAAGTAGGGGTGGAACACTGCCAAGTTGGTGATGCTGATGCCGGGGCCGAGGATGGTCCAGCCGACGAGCACGATGATGATCACGGCCATGCCGATGGTGATGACAGCTTCGACGACTCCGGTGGCGTGCAGGCCCTTCCACATGATGAGGGAGCCGATGGCGTAGAAGATCAAGGTGCCCAGGACGGGGTTGAGGCCGAAGATGTTGTTGAGCAGCATGCCTGATCCGGCGGCGTAGGCAATCAAGGCGCCGACGCCGTTGACCACGATCGCGGCGAAGACGAGCCAGCGGCCAAGCTGACCAAGGTACTTTTCGGCGAGGCCGGACAGCTGGAAGGGTTCGCGGGTGCGCAGGGAGACTTCGGCGACGTAGAGCATGGAGATCGTGGTCAAGGTGCCAGCGATGAGGAGGGCGACGACGAGGGCGAGGAAGCCACCGTTGCGGCCAGCGTAGGGCAGGCTGAGGATGCCGGCACCGATGTTGGTGCCGAAGATGAGGGCGACGCCCTGCCAGAAAGTCAGGCCCGCGGAGTGCGCGGCCTTAGTTACTGGGGTGGGGGTGGTAGTCACAACAGGTGACCTTTCTCAATGTTGGGGGTGGCGATGTATTTGACGTCGAGGTACTCCTCGATGCCTTCCACCCCACCCTCGCGGCCGAAGCCGGATTGGCCGATGCCACCGAAGGGGGCGCCGGGGTCAGAAATGGCGAAGCGATTGATGCCGACCATGCCGGCGTTGAGGTTGGCGGCGAGGTAGGAGGCGCCTTCGAAGGAACCGCTGAAGGCGTAGGCGGCGAGGCCGAATTCGGTGTCGTTGGCCAGGCGCACACCTTCTTCCAACCCGGAGAAGGTGGTCACGGTGATGACGGGGCCGAAGATCTCCTGGGTGAGGATGTCGGCGCCGGCTGGGACGTCGGTGAGGACGGTGGGCTCGAAGAAGTAGCCGGGGCCGTCGACGGCGTGCCCACCGGTGACGATGGTGGCGCCGTCGGTGACGGCGGCGTCGATAAGCGCGGCGATGCGATCTCGCTGCTTGGCGGTGATGATGGGGCCGAGCGTGGAACCTTCTTCGAGGCCGTGGCCGGTGCGGTAGCTGGCCATGCGGGCGGCGAAGCGCTCGGTGAACTCACCCGCAACCGTAGCGTCGACGTAGATGCGGTTGGCGGCGGTGCAGGCCTCGCCGCCATTGCGCATTTTCGCCATGATGGCGCCCTCGACGGCCTGGTCCAGGTCGGCATCGGCGGCGACGACGAAGGGAGCGTTGCCGCCGAGCTCCATCGAGGTGTGCAGCAGGTTGTCGGCGGATTGGCGGACCAGTTGGCGGCCGACCGGGGTGGAGCCGGTGAAGGTGACCTTGCGCAGGCGGGGGTCGGCCATGAGCTCGGCGGACATCTCGGCGGCGCGGGTGGTGGGGATGATGGAGACGAGGCCGGCGGGGACGTCGAAACGCGCGAAGACTTCGGCGAAGACCTGGCCCAGCAGCAGCATGGTCAGGGGGGTTTCCATGGCGGGCTTGACCAGGACGGGGCAGCCGGCGGCAAGGGCTGGGGCGATCTTGCGGGTGGCCATCGCCAGTGGGAAGTTCCACGGGGTGATCGCTAGGACGGGGCCGACGGGGGTGCGGGTGACACTCATGTAGCCGAGGCCGCCGGGGGATTGGTTGACGCGGCCGGGGAGGCGGACGGCTTCCTCGGCGAACCAACGGAAATATTCGGCGCCGTAGGCGACTTCACCGCGGGACTCGGCGAGAGGCTTGCCCATCTCCAAGGTCATGACGGTGGCGAAGTCTTCTGCGCGGCGGGTGATCTCGGCGAAGATGGCGGAGAGCACGTCGGCGCGGCGGCGCGGGGCCCAGGCGGCCCACTCATCCTGGGCGGTGACGGCGGCGTCGAGGGCTGCGTTCCATTCAGCAGAATCCGCGTCGGCCACCTCAGCGATGACGGAGCCGGTGGCAGGGTCCTCGACGGGGAAGGTCTCGCCGGAGGCTGCCGGGCGGTTGTCCAGGCCGAGCCATACGCCGGTGGGCAGGTCGTGGGGGAGGGAATCGGGATAAATCATGGAGGTGTCTCGCTTAGGCATTGGCGCGGATCGAAGCGGCGAGGGCGTCGAGGCCCTCGCGCAGGAGGTCTTCGCTGATGACCAGCGAGGGCAGGAGGCGGATGACGTTGCCGTCCATGCCGCAGGTGAGGATGAGGATGCCCTGGGACTTCAGTTCTGCGGCGACGGTGGCGGTGAGGGCGGCGGCGGGCTTGCCGGCGGCGTCGATAAGCTCGAGGGCGACCATGCCGCCGCGGCCACGGACCTCGGCGACGGTGCCTTCGCTGGTCAGGGGCTCGAGGATCTCGCGGATCATGGATTCGATCTCGCGGGCGCGGCCGGAGAGGTTATGCTCTTCCATCTCTGCCAGGGAGGCGAGGGCTGCGGCGCAGGCGACGGGGTTGCCGGTGTAGGTGCCGCCGAGCCCGCCAACGACGGGGGCGTCCATGATCTCGGCGCGGCCGGTGACGGCGGACAGTGGCATGCCAGCGGCGATGCCCTTGGCGGTGGTGATGAGGTCGGGGACGACACCCTCGTGGTCAACGGCGAACCAGGCGCCCGTGCGGCACATGCCCGCCTGGATCTCGTCGGCGATGAAGACGACGTTGTTGTCGGTGCACCACTGGCTGATGGCGGGCAGGAAGCCGTCGGCGGGGACGATGAAGCCGCCTTCGCCCTGGATCGGCTCGATGACCACGCAGGCGAGGTTCTCAGCGCCAACCTCGAGTTCGATGGCGCGGATGGCCTCGGCGGCGGCGTCGGCACCGGAGAGCTGATCGCGCAGTGGGTAGGACATGGGTACGCGGATGACGTCGCTGGCGAAGGGGCCAAAGCCTGTCTTGTAGGGCTTGTTCTTCGCGGTCATGGCCATGGTGAGGTTGGTGCGGCCGTGGTAGGCGTTGTCGAAGACGACGACGGCGCGGCGGCCGGTGTAGGCGCGGGAGATTTTTACGGCGTTTTCCACGGCCTCGGCACCAGAGTTGAACAGCACGGACTTCTTCTCGTGGGTGCCGGGGGTGATCTCGTTGAGCTTCTCGGCGACGGCGACGTAGGACTCGTAGGGGGAGATGGGGAAGGAGGTGTGGGTGAAGTGGCCCACGGCCTCGCGCACGGCGTCGACGACCCGCGAGTTGGAGGCTCCGACGCTGGTCACGGCGATGCCGGAGGCGAAGTCGATGAAGGAGTTCCCGTCGGCGTCGATAAGCACACCACCATCGGCGTCGACGATGTAGCCGGGCAGGCTGGGCTTGATGGCGCCGGTGACGGCGGCCTCGCAGCGCTGGGCCAGTGCGGCGCTGATGGGGCCGGGCAGCTCGGTGACGAGCTCGCGCTTTTGGGGCAGACGGTAAGTGAAATCCTGCATGGGTCCTCCTGAAGAGTGCGTTGTGATTGCCCTGAGTATGCGGTGTCACTGAGACCTAGGCCATGTACGATGGGGCGAAAAATAGGGCAAAAACTATCCCGATTGGACATAGTGTGGCGGCTTCTGGCCTTTCCTTGACCTGGCTCTACCGCCAGAAGGACCTTGACCTGCGATCATGGCACCTCAGCGGCGACAATTTTCGCATCATCCAGCCGAGCGAATTGGTCGATACCGCCGAGTTTGTCCAGCCGCATTCGGTCATCCTCACCGTCGGCGTGGTCATCCCCGATTCCTATGAGGCCTACGTCCGCCGCCTCAAAGACGCCGGGGCCGTCGCGATCGGTTTCGGCACGGGCCTGGTCAGTCCGACCGTCCCGCCCGCGCTTATCGACGCCGCCCGTACGAACAACATCAGCATCTTCGAGGTCCCCCGCAGCACCCCATTCACCGCGATCCTGTCCACGGTGCAGGAAGAATACGCCCGCCGCCGCCTGCGCGCGCAACAGCAACTCCTCGATGCCCAAGAGCTCCTCAACGACATCGCCATCGACTCCGGCGTCAGCGAACTCGTCGCCGCCACCGCCGAACGCCTCGACGCGACCATCGCCGTCGCCGACAATGACGGGCGCAGCATCGCCCGCACCGCCGATCTCACCCCGCTTATCGACGCCGCCTTATCTAACGGTGGGCGCAGCGCGGCGTACCGCCGCGGCGATGCGTACGTACTCATCCACCGCATGAGCGGGGAGGGGGAGCGCTACCACCTGCTGGTGGCGCAATCGCCCTCCCCGTTCAGCGCCCAGGAACGCAGCTTGATTAAACACTGCGCGGGGTTGGCCGACATCATCCTCCAGCGACCCGCTGGCCTGCGGCAAGCCTCCAGTGAGCTCAACACGTTGGCGATGTCCTTGCTGCTCGGTGTGGAACAAAGCCAACAGGCCATGGTGGGGGTCTTTTCTATCGCGAGTGATTCCGCCGGCAGGGTCCGCCCCGTCGTCGTCGACGGTGATGATCCGGCGCGTTTTCGCCGCGACCTCAACCGCCTTGACCAACGCCTCATGCTCGATGGACGGCAAATGTTCCTCTTCCACCTGGATGAGACGACCGCCTTGGTCCTGTTCCGGGGCTCCCGCTCAGTCGCGGAGATCATCTCGCTGTTCGGCATCGGGGCCTCGCACCTGCGCCTGGCCTTAGGCAACCCGGTGCATTGGCAGGAGCTGAGCATGCGCACGGTGGAGGAACTCGCCGCGGTCGCCGCGTCCCTCCGCATCGGCCACCATGCCGGGCCCGACAACCGAACCCTGCGGTGGGTGGATAACCCAGCTGTTCACGACGCTCTGGCCACCCGCTTCGCAGAGACCTATCAGCAGCTCATCGACCACGATGCCGAGCACAACGGGCACCTCGTGGACACCCTCGATGCCTATATTCGTTCCGGCAATCGTGTCGCCGTGACTGCCCAAACCTTGGGAGTCCACCGCCACA is a window from the Corynebacterium testudinoris genome containing:
- a CDS encoding aromatic amino acid transport family protein codes for the protein MTTTPTPVTKAAHSAGLTFWQGVALIFGTNIGAGILSLPYAGRNGGFLALVVALLIAGTLTTISMLYVAEVSLRTREPFQLSGLAEKYLGQLGRWLVFAAIVVNGVGALIAYAAGSGMLLNNIFGLNPVLGTLIFYAIGSLIMWKGLHATGVVEAVITIGMAVIIIVLVGWTILGPGISITNLAVFHPYFIIPIMNLAVFTFLAQYVVPELARGMEHSPQTLPRAIIVGMLATGVTLALVPFAALGLMGTSVTEVVTIAWGERLGPVAYYLANIFALAAMLTSFLAIGFTMMRNVMNMFHWEEFGWKRVAALALTVIPPVAIVFAGMGGFVAALTYAGGFAGAVMSVIPVLLLRVSRKHGDRIPVWTAGWVSNPAIQWTIIVVYVAAFIYSVLSLTGVVPEGWA
- a CDS encoding NAD-dependent succinate-semialdehyde dehydrogenase, with protein sequence MPKRDTSMIYPDSLPHDLPTGVWLGLDNRPAASGETFPVEDPATGSVIAEVADADSAEWNAALDAAVTAQDEWAAWAPRRRADVLSAIFAEITRRAEDFATVMTLEMGKPLAESRGEVAYGAEYFRWFAEEAVRLPGRVNQSPGGLGYMSVTRTPVGPVLAITPWNFPLAMATRKIAPALAAGCPVLVKPAMETPLTMLLLGQVFAEVFARFDVPAGLVSIIPTTRAAEMSAELMADPRLRKVTFTGSTPVGRQLVRQSADNLLHTSMELGGNAPFVVAADADLDQAVEGAIMAKMRNGGEACTAANRIYVDATVAGEFTERFAARMASYRTGHGLEEGSTLGPIITAKQRDRIAALIDAAVTDGATIVTGGHAVDGPGYFFEPTVLTDVPAGADILTQEIFGPVITVTTFSGLEEGVRLANDTEFGLAAYAFSGSFEGASYLAANLNAGMVGINRFAISDPGAPFGGIGQSGFGREGGVEGIEEYLDVKYIATPNIEKGHLL
- the gabT gene encoding 4-aminobutyrate--2-oxoglutarate transaminase, producing the protein MQDFTYRLPQKRELVTELPGPISAALAQRCEAAVTGAIKPSLPGYIVDADGGVLIDADGNSFIDFASGIAVTSVGASNSRVVDAVREAVGHFTHTSFPISPYESYVAVAEKLNEITPGTHEKKSVLFNSGAEAVENAVKISRAYTGRRAVVVFDNAYHGRTNLTMAMTAKNKPYKTGFGPFASDVIRVPMSYPLRDQLSGADAAAEAIRAIELEVGAENLACVVIEPIQGEGGFIVPADGFLPAISQWCTDNNVVFIADEIQAGMCRTGAWFAVDHEGVVPDLITTAKGIAAGMPLSAVTGRAEIMDAPVVGGLGGTYTGNPVACAAALASLAEMEEHNLSGRAREIESMIREILEPLTSEGTVAEVRGRGGMVALELIDAAGKPAAALTATVAAELKSQGILILTCGMDGNVIRLLPSLVISEDLLREGLDALAASIRANA
- a CDS encoding PucR family transcriptional regulator; the protein is MAASGLSLTWLYRQKDLDLRSWHLSGDNFRIIQPSELVDTAEFVQPHSVILTVGVVIPDSYEAYVRRLKDAGAVAIGFGTGLVSPTVPPALIDAARTNNISIFEVPRSTPFTAILSTVQEEYARRRLRAQQQLLDAQELLNDIAIDSGVSELVAATAERLDATIAVADNDGRSIARTADLTPLIDAALSNGGRSAAYRRGDAYVLIHRMSGEGERYHLLVAQSPSPFSAQERSLIKHCAGLADIILQRPAGLRQASSELNTLAMSLLLGVEQSQQAMVGVFSIASDSAGRVRPVVVDGDDPARFRRDLNRLDQRLMLDGRQMFLFHLDETTALVLFRGSRSVAEIISLFGIGASHLRLALGNPVHWQELSMRTVEELAAVAASLRIGHHAGPDNRTLRWVDNPAVHDALATRFAETYQQLIDHDAEHNGHLVDTLDAYIRSGNRVAVTAQTLGVHRHTVRTRLETVERVAEVVLSDPAVCAELLVLSLVGHKRR